In Terriglobia bacterium, the genomic stretch TTGCCGGTAGTTGGCGACGGCGGCGTCATATCCGCTTTTGGCAAAGTCCAATTGGGCTTTGCGGCGTCCGCCGCTGAATACGGTTTGGGCAACGTTGGCGCCCAGGGCCCAGAATCCGCTGGGCGCGGACAGCAGGTTGGCCAGGCCGATGCTTTCAAAGCCGCCGCTGCCGGAGATTCCGATGCTGGGAAAAAACGCGGCACGCGCCACGCCGATCTGCGCGTTCTGCGCCGCCATTTGCCGCTCCGCCTGGGCCACGTCGGGCCGGCGTTCCAGCACGTCAGACGGCAAGCCCGCGGGGATTACCGGAGGTTCCACGGTAAGCGGCTTCACCGGCACGGTGAACAGCGGCGCCGGCACGCCGACCAGCGCGGCGATGGCGTGTTCGAACTGCGCGCGTTGTTGTCGCAACAGCGTGGCTTGCGTGCGCGTGGCGTTCAACTGGGTTTCCTGCTGGGCCACGTCCAGGCCGGATGCGACTCCGCCTTCATGGCGATTCTGCACCAGCCGGAGCGCTCTCTGCTGGTAGTCAGTGGCGGACTCAACGACGGAAATTTCCACGTCAAGCTCGCGCAAGCTGAAGTAGTCCACCGCCAGCTCAGAGGTGATGAGCAGCCGGACATTTTCCAGCGACGCCGCTTGCGCCTGGTACAACGCGTTTGACGATTCCACCCCACGCCGCACACCGCCGAACACGTCGGCTTCCCAGCTTACATTGAAGGGAATGGTGAACGTATTCTGCGTGGCCGTGCCGGACAAGGGAACGCCGGACGCCGTGGGCTGGTTGGCGGAACTGCGCCCGCGCTGTGCGGCCGCGCCTGCCGTGAGTTGCGGGAACCATCCTGACTGGGTGATGCGGACGGAAGCGCGAGCTTGAGCCAGTTGATTGCGGGCAATTTCAATCGTCTGGTTGGCCTTGATGGCCTGGGCTTCGTAGCCGTTCAACTCGGGTTCGGCGAAGATGGACCACCAGTCGCCCTTGGGAAGCCCGTCCTGCGGGTTGGCCACGCGCCACGGCGGCTCTTCTTTCCACGCCGGCGCCAGCGGCACGTCCGGCCGGTGGTAATTGGGGCCAACCGTGCAACCGCTGATGCCAAGCAGAACGACGGCCGCAAGGAGCAGCCGGGAGCGAAGTTTCTTCACGAACGCGCTCCGCTGCCGGTTTTTACGTTGACCTGCTGGCCTTCTTCGAGCGAGTCTGCGGGATTGGAGATGATCTGGTCGTCGGGCCCGATGCCGCCCAGGATTTCAATGGTCAGTCCGTAATCGCGGCCAATGGTGATGGCCTTGAGGTGGACGCGCTGGTCCGGCCCGACTACAGCCACGCGCGGTCCTTCCGGCCGGAACAGAATGGTGTTCACTGGGATGGAAATCCGCGTGGTCTTCACCGCCACGGCGAAATATACCTGGGCAAACGAGCCCGGCATGAGGCGTCCGTTGGGATTGGGGACATCAATTTCCGTGAGCAAAGTGCGCGTTGCCGGATCAATCACGTCTGCGGTGCGCACCACTTTGCCGGAAAATTTCTGCCCGGGGTATTCGCGCAACTCGATGTGCGCGTCCATGCCTTTGTGAATATAAGGAGCATTGCTCTGTGGCACGCTGACGTATACCCGCAGCGGGTCCACCTGGGCCACATCAAAGAGTCCTTTGCTCACTCCCGCATTGCCTCCGTTGATCAAGGCTCCGGTGTCAACATTGCGCTTGGTGATCACGCCGGAAAATGGCGCGTAAATGTGCTTGAAAGATTCCAACTGTTCAAGACGTCGTACGTTCGCGTCGGCGGCGGCCAGGTTCGCCTGTGCCTGGGTGTATCCGCTGATCTGCTGGTCGGCTTCCTGTTGCGACACGGAATCGGTCTTGCGCAAGTTGATCCAGCGTTCAGCGGAAGACTTTGCCAGCTGCAGTTGCGCCGCGATCTGCTGCCGAGTGGCCTTGGCCTGGGAGAGTTCCTGATCAATTTCCGGGGTATCAATTTCCGCCAGCAGTTCGCCCTTCCTCACTTTGCTGCCAATATCCTTGTACCAGCGCAGCAGGTAGCCATTGGTGCGCGAGTAAATCGAGGCCTCCACGTACGCTTGGAGCTGCGCCGGCAAGGACAGCTCTTCGTTGGCGGGTTCGGTGACCGGTTTGATCAAGGAGACATAAGGTATGGCCAGCTTCTCCGTCTCCCGCGCCAGCACGCGCTTGTCAGAGTAGCGCCGCGCCACGGAAAAAGCGCCAGCCACCACCAGCAGAAGCAATATCGCCAAAACCGCGCCTGTGCGATGAGGCTTGGCCGCGGCGGTCGTGGACGCTG encodes the following:
- a CDS encoding efflux transporter outer membrane subunit, with the translated sequence MKKLRSRLLLAAVVLLGISGCTVGPNYHRPDVPLAPAWKEEPPWRVANPQDGLPKGDWWSIFAEPELNGYEAQAIKANQTIEIARNQLAQARASVRITQSGWFPQLTAGAAAQRGRSSANQPTASGVPLSGTATQNTFTIPFNVSWEADVFGGVRRGVESSNALYQAQAASLENVRLLITSELAVDYFSLRELDVEISVVESATDYQQRALRLVQNRHEGGVASGLDVAQQETQLNATRTQATLLRQQRAQFEHAIAALVGVPAPLFTVPVKPLTVEPPVIPAGLPSDVLERRPDVAQAERQMAAQNAQIGVARAAFFPSIGISGSGGFESIGLANLLSAPSGFWALGANVAQTVFSGGRRKAQLDFAKSGYDAAVANYRQSVLTSFQEVEDGLSGLRILADAARTQQLAVDAAQRALQIATDRYTGGLVTYLDVITAEQTLLDNQRLAAQILRQRLITSVGLIKALGGGWDAASLQSVQVKTEMKQAVRP
- a CDS encoding efflux RND transporter periplasmic adaptor subunit, whose protein sequence is MTQLTQPEPPAASTTAAAKPHRTGAVLAILLLLVVAGAFSVARRYSDKRVLARETEKLAIPYVSLIKPVTEPANEELSLPAQLQAYVEASIYSRTNGYLLRWYKDIGSKVRKGELLAEIDTPEIDQELSQAKATRQQIAAQLQLAKSSAERWINLRKTDSVSQQEADQQISGYTQAQANLAAADANVRRLEQLESFKHIYAPFSGVITKRNVDTGALINGGNAGVSKGLFDVAQVDPLRVYVSVPQSNAPYIHKGMDAHIELREYPGQKFSGKVVRTADVIDPATRTLLTEIDVPNPNGRLMPGSFAQVYFAVAVKTTRISIPVNTILFRPEGPRVAVVGPDQRVHLKAITIGRDYGLTIEILGGIGPDDQIISNPADSLEEGQQVNVKTGSGARS